From Methanosarcina lacustris Z-7289, one genomic window encodes:
- the mfnA gene encoding tyrosine decarboxylase MfnA, translated as MNVQGLSEREIFSYLENAKSEDTDYYRVLSSMCTHPHKIAAEAHRLFIEANLGDLGLFAGACKLEQEVVRMLGELLHAPLIDVPSADSYEYSVCGYLTTGGTESNIQAVRGMKNLITTGKKGLKGTPNIVIPESAHFSFDKVADMMGIQVRRASLDSEFKVDLASVESHIDANTIGLVGIAGNTEFGQVDPIDKLSEIALENELFLHVDAAFGGFVIPFLEKPQPFDFKVPGVTSIAIDPHKMGLSTIPSGVLLFRSPSVLESLKVSTPYLTTKSQFTLTGTRTGASAAATCAVMKYLGHEGYRKNVQYCMQLTTKLVAEARKVGFEPLLEPVMNVVALKVPNPDLVREQLLERFGWHVSITRTPRALRLVLMPHNTPEEIIIFLQDLKKVTAAF; from the coding sequence ATGAATGTTCAGGGTCTTTCTGAAAGAGAGATATTTTCCTACCTGGAAAATGCAAAGTCAGAGGATACGGATTATTATCGAGTTTTAAGCTCAATGTGTACTCACCCTCATAAGATCGCAGCCGAGGCTCACAGGCTCTTTATTGAGGCTAACCTTGGCGATCTCGGACTTTTTGCCGGAGCCTGCAAGCTTGAGCAGGAGGTCGTCAGGATGCTTGGGGAACTTCTTCACGCTCCTTTAATTGATGTTCCGTCCGCAGACTCATATGAATATTCGGTTTGCGGCTACCTTACTACAGGAGGTACTGAATCTAATATTCAGGCTGTAAGGGGAATGAAAAACCTTATAACCACAGGAAAAAAAGGATTGAAAGGCACTCCAAACATTGTAATCCCCGAGTCGGCTCATTTTTCTTTTGATAAGGTTGCCGATATGATGGGTATACAGGTCAGAAGAGCGTCACTTGATTCGGAGTTCAAGGTGGACCTGGCTTCTGTTGAAAGTCATATAGATGCAAATACCATAGGACTCGTAGGGATAGCAGGCAATACTGAGTTTGGGCAGGTGGACCCTATTGATAAACTCTCTGAAATAGCTCTTGAAAACGAGCTTTTCCTGCATGTTGATGCGGCTTTCGGAGGTTTCGTAATTCCATTCCTTGAAAAACCCCAGCCTTTTGATTTCAAAGTGCCAGGCGTTACTTCCATTGCTATAGACCCCCACAAGATGGGCCTGTCCACAATCCCGTCAGGAGTTCTGCTTTTCAGGTCCCCTTCTGTCCTGGAATCCCTTAAGGTAAGCACTCCATATCTTACCACAAAATCCCAGTTTACACTTACAGGAACCAGGACTGGAGCTTCAGCTGCCGCTACCTGTGCTGTCATGAAATATCTTGGTCACGAAGGTTACAGAAAGAATGTGCAATACTGCATGCAGCTTACCACAAAGCTAGTTGCAGAAGCTCGAAAAGTCGGTTTTGAACCCCTGCTAGAACCTGTAATGAACGTAGTTGCTCTAAAAGTTCCGAATCCTGACCTTGTCAGAGAACAACTTCTTGAAAGATTCGGCTGGCATGTCTCAATTACCCGAACTCCAAGAGCCCTCCGTTTAGTCCTGATGCCACACAACACTCCAGAAGAGATAATAATATTTTTGCAGGACCTTAAAAAAGTGACAGCAGCATTTTAA